The following are encoded in a window of Caretta caretta isolate rCarCar2 chromosome 19, rCarCar1.hap1, whole genome shotgun sequence genomic DNA:
- the YTHDF2 gene encoding YTH domain-containing family protein 2 isoform X1: MSASSLLEQRPKGQGNKVQNGSVHQKDGLNDDDFEPYLSPQARPNNAYTAMSDSYLPSYYSPSIGFSYSLGEAAWSTGGDPPMPYLTSYGQLSNGEPHFLPDAMFGQPGALGSTPFLGQHGFNFFPSGIDFSAWGNNSSQGQSTQSSGYSSNYAYAPSSLGGAMIDGQSAFANETLNKAPGMNTIDQGMAALKLGSTDVASNVPKVVGSAVGSGSITSNIVASNSLPPATIAPPKPTSWADIASKPAKQQPKLKTKNGIAGSSLPPPPIKHNMDIGTWDNKGSVAKAPSQALVQNIGQQPTQVSPQPVGQQINNSPPVAQASPGQQPQPLPPPPPQPAQLPVQQQAAQPTRWVAPRNRGNGFGQNGVDGNGVGQSQASSGSVPLEPHPVLEKLRSINNYNPKDFDWNPKHGRVFIIKSYSEDDIHRSIKYNIWCSTEHGNKRLDAAYRSMNGKGPVYLLFSVNGSGHFCGVAEMKSAVDYNTCAGVWSQDKWKGRFDVRWIFVKDVPNSQLRHIRLENNENKPVTNSRDTQEVPLEKAKQVLKIIATYKHTTSIFDDFSHYEKRQEEEENVKKVIPLRMPAFKIYGSDRFL; this comes from the exons aatAATGCATACACTGCAATGTCTGACTCCTACTTGCCAAGCTACTACAGTCCATCCATTGGATTCTCCTACTCGTTAGGCGAAGCTGCCTGGTCTACAGGAGGTGACCCGCCCATGCCCTACTTAACATCCTATGGACAGCTAAGCAATGGGGAGCCTCACTTTCTCCCAGATGCAATGTTTGGGCAGCCAGGGGCCCTTGGCAGCACTCCGTTTCTTGGGCAGCATGGCTTTAACTTCTTTCCAAGTGGAattgacttttcagcttgggggAATAACAGTTCTCAGGGACAGTCCACTCAAAGCTCTGGATATAGTAGCAATTATGCTTATGCACCAAGCTCACTGGGTGGAGCCATGATTGATGGACAGTCTGCTTTTGCCAATGAGACTCTGAATAAGGCTCCTGGCATGAATACCATAGACCAAGGCATGGCAGCACTGAAGCTGGGCAGCACAGATGTTGCAAGCAATGTCCCAAAAGTTGTTGGCTCCGCTGTTGGTAGCGGGTCCATTACCAGTAATATCGTGGCATCTAACAGTTTGCCTCCTGCTACCATTGCTCCTCCGAAACCGACATCATGGGCTGATATTGCTAGCAAACCTGCAAAACAGCAGCCCAAGCTGAAGACCAAGAATGGCATTGCAGGGTCAAGTCTCCCACCGCCTCCAATAAAACATAACATGGATATTGGAACTTGGGATAACAAAGGGTCGGTAGCAAAAGCGCCTTCCCAGGCTTTAGTTCAGAATATTGGTCAGCAGCCAACCCAGGTGTCCCCTCAACCAGTGGGCCAACAGATCAATAACAGCCCACCAGTGGCACAGGCTTCCCCAGGGCAACAGCCGCAGCcactgcccccaccaccaccacagccaGCCCAGCTACCGGTGCAGCAACAGGCAGCTCAGCCAACCCGCTGGGTTGCACCTCGTAACCGTGGCAATGGGTTTGGTCAAAACGGAGTGGATGGTAATGGAGTGGGACAGTCTCAAGCCAGTTCTGGTTCTGTTCCTTTGGAACCGCACCCAGTGTTGGAGAAGTTGAGGTCCATCAATAACTACAACCCCAAGGATTTTGACTGGAACCCAAAACATGGCCGGGTTTTCATCATTAAGAGTTACTCTGAGGACGATATCCACCGTTCCATTAAATATAACATCTGGTGCAGTACAGAGCATGGCAACAAGAGACTGGATGCTGCTTATCGCTCCATGAACGGGAAAGGCCCCGTTTACTTACTGTTCAGTGTCAACGGCAGTGGTCACTTCTGTGGAGTGGCAGAAATGAAATCTGCTGTGGACTACAACACATGTGCAGGTGTGTGGTCCCAGGACAAATGGAAGGGACGTTTTGATGTCAGGTGGATTTTTGTGAAGGACGTTCCCAACAGCCAGCTGCGGCACATCCGCCTAGAGAATAACGAGAATAAACCAGTGACCAACTCCAGGGACACTCAGGAAGTGCCTCTGGAAAAGGCTAAGCAGGTGTTGAAAATCATTGCCACCTACAAGCACACCACCTCCATTTTTGATGACTTCTCACACTATGAGAAacgccaggaggaggaggaaaatgttaaaaag GTTATCCCTTTAAGAATGCCTGCATTCAAGATATATGGGAGTGACAGATTTCTTTAG
- the YTHDF2 gene encoding YTH domain-containing family protein 2 isoform X2: MSASSLLEQRPKGQGNKVQNGSVHQKDGLNDDDFEPYLSPQARPNNAYTAMSDSYLPSYYSPSIGFSYSLGEAAWSTGGDPPMPYLTSYGQLSNGEPHFLPDAMFGQPGALGSTPFLGQHGFNFFPSGIDFSAWGNNSSQGQSTQSSGYSSNYAYAPSSLGGAMIDGQSAFANETLNKAPGMNTIDQGMAALKLGSTDVASNVPKVVGSAVGSGSITSNIVASNSLPPATIAPPKPTSWADIASKPAKQQPKLKTKNGIAGSSLPPPPIKHNMDIGTWDNKGSVAKAPSQALVQNIGQQPTQVSPQPVGQQINNSPPVAQASPGQQPQPLPPPPPQPAQLPVQQQAAQPTRWVAPRNRGNGFGQNGVDGNGVGQSQASSGSVPLEPHPVLEKLRSINNYNPKDFDWNPKHGRVFIIKSYSEDDIHRSIKYNIWCSTEHGNKRLDAAYRSMNGKGPVYLLFSVNGSGHFCGVAEMKSAVDYNTCAGVWSQDKWKGRFDVRWIFVKDVPNSQLRHIRLENNENKPVTNSRDTQEVPLEKAKQVLKIIATYKHTTSIFDDFSHYEKRQEEEENVKKERQGRVK; encoded by the coding sequence aatAATGCATACACTGCAATGTCTGACTCCTACTTGCCAAGCTACTACAGTCCATCCATTGGATTCTCCTACTCGTTAGGCGAAGCTGCCTGGTCTACAGGAGGTGACCCGCCCATGCCCTACTTAACATCCTATGGACAGCTAAGCAATGGGGAGCCTCACTTTCTCCCAGATGCAATGTTTGGGCAGCCAGGGGCCCTTGGCAGCACTCCGTTTCTTGGGCAGCATGGCTTTAACTTCTTTCCAAGTGGAattgacttttcagcttgggggAATAACAGTTCTCAGGGACAGTCCACTCAAAGCTCTGGATATAGTAGCAATTATGCTTATGCACCAAGCTCACTGGGTGGAGCCATGATTGATGGACAGTCTGCTTTTGCCAATGAGACTCTGAATAAGGCTCCTGGCATGAATACCATAGACCAAGGCATGGCAGCACTGAAGCTGGGCAGCACAGATGTTGCAAGCAATGTCCCAAAAGTTGTTGGCTCCGCTGTTGGTAGCGGGTCCATTACCAGTAATATCGTGGCATCTAACAGTTTGCCTCCTGCTACCATTGCTCCTCCGAAACCGACATCATGGGCTGATATTGCTAGCAAACCTGCAAAACAGCAGCCCAAGCTGAAGACCAAGAATGGCATTGCAGGGTCAAGTCTCCCACCGCCTCCAATAAAACATAACATGGATATTGGAACTTGGGATAACAAAGGGTCGGTAGCAAAAGCGCCTTCCCAGGCTTTAGTTCAGAATATTGGTCAGCAGCCAACCCAGGTGTCCCCTCAACCAGTGGGCCAACAGATCAATAACAGCCCACCAGTGGCACAGGCTTCCCCAGGGCAACAGCCGCAGCcactgcccccaccaccaccacagccaGCCCAGCTACCGGTGCAGCAACAGGCAGCTCAGCCAACCCGCTGGGTTGCACCTCGTAACCGTGGCAATGGGTTTGGTCAAAACGGAGTGGATGGTAATGGAGTGGGACAGTCTCAAGCCAGTTCTGGTTCTGTTCCTTTGGAACCGCACCCAGTGTTGGAGAAGTTGAGGTCCATCAATAACTACAACCCCAAGGATTTTGACTGGAACCCAAAACATGGCCGGGTTTTCATCATTAAGAGTTACTCTGAGGACGATATCCACCGTTCCATTAAATATAACATCTGGTGCAGTACAGAGCATGGCAACAAGAGACTGGATGCTGCTTATCGCTCCATGAACGGGAAAGGCCCCGTTTACTTACTGTTCAGTGTCAACGGCAGTGGTCACTTCTGTGGAGTGGCAGAAATGAAATCTGCTGTGGACTACAACACATGTGCAGGTGTGTGGTCCCAGGACAAATGGAAGGGACGTTTTGATGTCAGGTGGATTTTTGTGAAGGACGTTCCCAACAGCCAGCTGCGGCACATCCGCCTAGAGAATAACGAGAATAAACCAGTGACCAACTCCAGGGACACTCAGGAAGTGCCTCTGGAAAAGGCTAAGCAGGTGTTGAAAATCATTGCCACCTACAAGCACACCACCTCCATTTTTGATGACTTCTCACACTATGAGAAacgccaggaggaggaggaaaatgttaaaaag